In a genomic window of Paracoccaceae bacterium:
- a CDS encoding MoxR family ATPase, which produces METSQARVQIEDLIARMGKSIIGQRDVVERLVIGLLANGNLLVEGLPGLAKTRAIKALAKNLECDFSRIQFTPDLLPSDVTGTEIYYQTDNGSEFRFDPGPIFANVVLADEINRAPAKVQAALLEAMEERQVTVAGTTHDLPPLFMVMATQNPIEQEGTYPLPEAQMDRFLMHVLITYPPVEDEVKVIRLVRGEEAAANAPKDTAKKDLVLAIPQDAVFQARREIVDIHVSDAMERYMADLVNATRIPGQFGSDLGRWIDIGASPRASLALDKCGRTHAWLNGRDYVDPLDVRAIAANVFRHRLGLSYEAQGEGVTPDQVVDELIAQVALT; this is translated from the coding sequence ATGGAAACCAGTCAGGCTCGCGTGCAGATAGAAGACTTGATCGCCCGTATGGGAAAATCCATTATAGGGCAACGCGATGTGGTCGAACGCCTCGTCATCGGCCTTCTGGCCAATGGCAACTTGCTTGTCGAAGGATTGCCTGGGCTGGCAAAGACACGCGCGATCAAGGCGTTGGCAAAGAATCTGGAGTGTGATTTCAGCCGCATCCAATTCACGCCGGACCTGTTGCCCTCAGATGTCACGGGTACAGAGATTTATTATCAGACCGACAACGGCTCAGAGTTCCGTTTCGATCCCGGTCCAATTTTTGCCAATGTAGTTCTGGCGGATGAGATCAACCGGGCGCCGGCCAAGGTACAGGCGGCCCTTCTGGAAGCCATGGAAGAACGACAGGTTACAGTGGCCGGAACCACCCATGATTTACCACCGCTGTTCATGGTCATGGCCACGCAGAACCCTATCGAACAGGAGGGGACATATCCGCTCCCCGAAGCGCAGATGGACCGTTTCCTGATGCATGTTTTGATCACCTATCCGCCGGTTGAAGATGAGGTGAAAGTAATCCGTCTGGTGCGTGGTGAAGAGGCCGCAGCGAACGCTCCCAAAGACACAGCCAAGAAAGACCTGGTTCTTGCCATCCCGCAGGACGCAGTCTTTCAGGCACGTCGTGAAATCGTTGACATTCACGTGTCTGATGCCATGGAGCGATACATGGCGGATCTGGTCAATGCGACACGTATTCCGGGGCAGTTCGGGTCAGATTTGGGCCGCTGGATCGACATCGGAGCCAGCCCGCGCGCGTCGCTTGCACTTGATAAATGCGGTCGCACCCATGCTTGGCTCAATGGGCGCGACTATGTCGATCCCCTCGATGTACGCGCGATCGCGGCAAATGTGTTCCGACATCGTCTGGGCTTGAGCTATGAAGCCCAAGGCGAAGGCGTCACACCTGATCAGGTGGTCGATGAATTGATTGCGCAGGTAGCGCTGACCTGA
- a CDS encoding DUF58 domain-containing protein: protein MFDKAARIRSGLIPARDLPDEAATLDPRISVDLNHLRGLERRATSLSFLPRQPARSALNGRHASRMRGRGLNFEELRDYLPSDDVRSIDWKVTARTGKPHVRVFTEERDRPSLIVVDQRMSMFFGSVLNMKSVTAAECAAVTAFRILDQGDRVGGIVFGDETLAEIRPQRSRAALNRFLSAISSANGLLRADAPDQTPMSLNRVLQSVSRIAPRNHLIVVFSDFDVIDDLTQKLISSLSRHNDLVLGLVSDPMADEIPKAMRLVISNGELQAEIDTGDEAVRHNLHAMSQGRLAQVLDWKRTLGVPVLPLSSAEDSLAQMRRLMGLASR from the coding sequence ATGTTCGATAAGGCTGCTCGTATTCGATCTGGTTTGATACCCGCGCGCGACCTGCCCGATGAGGCCGCGACTTTGGATCCGCGCATATCGGTTGACCTCAATCATCTGCGTGGATTGGAGCGGCGCGCGACATCGCTCAGTTTCTTGCCGCGGCAACCAGCGCGTAGTGCCTTGAATGGACGGCATGCGTCACGGATGCGCGGGCGGGGATTGAACTTTGAGGAATTGCGGGACTATCTGCCCTCCGATGATGTGCGCTCGATTGATTGGAAAGTGACCGCGCGCACCGGCAAACCGCATGTCCGTGTTTTCACTGAAGAACGGGATCGCCCCAGTCTGATTGTTGTAGATCAGCGTATGTCTATGTTTTTTGGGTCCGTTTTGAACATGAAATCAGTGACTGCTGCTGAATGCGCCGCCGTGACCGCGTTTCGCATATTGGATCAGGGCGACCGGGTCGGTGGTATCGTTTTCGGTGATGAAACACTTGCCGAGATTCGACCCCAACGCAGCCGCGCCGCGCTCAACCGATTCCTGAGTGCCATATCAAGTGCCAATGGATTACTGCGCGCTGACGCCCCAGACCAAACACCCATGTCATTGAACCGCGTGTTGCAATCGGTCAGTCGTATCGCCCCGCGTAACCATCTGATCGTGGTTTTTTCTGATTTCGACGTGATTGATGATTTGACGCAAAAGCTGATCAGCAGCTTGTCACGTCACAATGATCTTGTATTGGGTCTGGTGTCTGACCCGATGGCAGATGAAATCCCCAAAGCTATGCGGTTGGTCATCTCGAACGGGGAGTTGCAAGCGGAGATTGACACGGGTGACGAAGCCGTGCGCCACAATTTGCATGCAATGTCGCAAGGTCGTTTGGCGCAAGTTCTGGATTGGAAACGCACATTGGGCGTGCCTGTCTTGCCTCTGAGCTCAGCCGAAGACAGCTTGGCACAGATGCGACGGCTTATGGGGCTTGCATCACGATGA